A genomic region of Dreissena polymorpha isolate Duluth1 chromosome 4, UMN_Dpol_1.0, whole genome shotgun sequence contains the following coding sequences:
- the LOC127878538 gene encoding tyrosine-protein phosphatase 11-like, whose amino-acid sequence MVSMPLLLVFNCTNYGRTFVTKARLMSFRNYLLVWFGSTTSHLLSLIKTKTVTRTCMHLKCLQYWPEDIKGVFKHGGVLIKYVGIKETFDYNIRSLAITKDGETRRLNQFHFKSWPDKNVPDTTWCLVDFWRVVAKCDDTSTSPILVHCR is encoded by the exons ATGGTTTCAATGCCTTTGCTACTGGTATTCAACTGCACGAACTATGGACGTACATTCGTGACAAAAGCCAGATTGATGAGTTTCAG AAATTACCTGCTGGTTTGGTTCGGAAGCACGACGTCGCATCTGCTGAGTCTAATAAAGACAAAAACCGTTACAAGGACATGTATGCAT CTGAAGTGTCTTCAGTATTGGCCAGAAGATATAAAGGGTGTGTTCAAACACGGTGGTGTTCTTATTAAGTATGTGGGCATCAAGGAAACATTCGACTACAATATCAGATCACTTGCAATCACCAAG GATGGTGAGACCAGGCGCCTAAATCAATTCCATTTCAAGTCCTGGCCTGATAAAAATGTTCCAGATACAACCTGGTGTCTAGTGGATTTTTGGAGAGTTGTTGCCAAGTGCGACGATACCAGCACATCCCCCATTCTTGTACATTGCAggtaa
- the LOC127878539 gene encoding multiple epidermal growth factor-like domains protein 10, translating into MYIGNDVSQMVERKFSEVNKTVRTCVLSPPQAMQAIIVIGQRGGVYMTICEIEVYRQQDCVNGTYGPDCNKTCHCVDGPCDAITGACGTGCKRGWRGSACNETCADGSYGTNCSLTCSAFCRNNRPCHHINGTCIEGCADGYDFSTDKTCNTPCGHRRYGRDCSSICSEYCHNKQTCHHINGTCPNGCGDGYDFNLDKTCNTTCKNRTFGKNCSMDCNCDKCHHINGSCAIFEQLCDTGFKIDKDICQRMLY; encoded by the exons ATGTATATTGGTAATGACGTCAGTCAAATGGTTGAACGGAAGTTCTCTGAAGTAAATAAAACCGTACGAACCTGTGTGTTAAGTCCGCCACAAGCTATGCAAGCAATAATCGTGATTGGTCAACGTGGAGGAGTTTATATGacaatatgtgaaatagaagtTTACAGACAACAAG ATTGCGTAAATGGAACCTATGGTCCTGATTGTAACAAAACATGTCATTGTGTGGACGGACCTTGTGACGCTATAACTGGTGCATGTGGAACAGGGTGTAAGAGAGGCTGGAGAGGGTCTGCCTGCAATGAAA cttgTGCAGATGGATCATATGGTACTAACTGTTCATTAACCTGCAGCGCATTTTGTCGCAACAATCGCCCATGCCATCATATTAATGGGACTTGCATCGAGGGTTGTGCAGATGGATATGACTTTTCCACTGACAAAACGTGTAATACTC CCTGTGGTCACAGAAGGTACGGTCGAGATTGCTCATCAATCTGCAGCGAATATTGTCACAATAAGCAGACATGTCATCACATAAATGGGACATGTCCTAACGGTTGTGGAGATGGATATGATTTCAACCTTGACAAAACCTGCAATACAA CTTGCAAAAACAGGACATTTGGTAAAAACTGTTCAATGGACTGCAACTGTGATAAATGCCACCATATCAACGGTTCTTGTGCCATTTTTGAGCAGCTATGCGACACTGGGTTCAAGATTGACAAAGATATCTGTCAACGTATGttgtattaa